The following DNA comes from Alienimonas californiensis.
ATCGCCCGTGCCGTCCAGATCCAGGAACCCCAGCGTCCGGCTGTAGGCTTCGAACTGGCCGACGACCTGCGCCAGCGGCAGATCGAGCAGGTCCAGCTCGCTGCGGCGGGCGAGATGGTGCAGCAGGTCGATCGGGCCGACGTACAGGTCCAGCTCCGCCCGGAACCCCTCCGGCTCCGGCGGTTCGGCGACCGCCCCGTTCCCGGGACGCTGTTCGGGGCGATGCACCGAGAGGGCGGGGCCGTCAGTCTTCATCGCGGCCCGCGGCGGGGAGGGAGGCCGGGTCGAACGCGGCGAGGATCGCATCCCGCAGGCGGCGGGAGTCCGGGCCGCCGGCGGACAGGGCGACGGAGCGGCTCGTCTCGCCGGTCGCGGCGAGAGATAAGGTGAGGCGGTCGGTCGGCAACACCTCATCCACCCGCTCGGCCCATTCGATCAGCATGGCGCCGGACTCGATGAACTCCTCCGGGCCGAGGTTCAGGTAGTCGTCCTCGTCCGCCAGCCGGTAGGCGTCGAGGTGGAAGAGGAGGGGCGGAAGTCGCAGTTCGGCGGGGACGCGAGGAGCGGTCCGGGCGACGTACTCGCGGACGAGGGTGAACGTGGGGCTGCCGATCTGCTCCGGTTCCACGCCGCAGGCCAGCGCCACGGCCCGCACCAGCCGGGTCTTGCCGGCGCCCAGT
Coding sequences within:
- the tsaE gene encoding tRNA (adenosine(37)-N6)-threonylcarbamoyltransferase complex ATPase subunit type 1 TsaE; this encodes MPQSLHNPPAASPPDGTALAGGADADSRTAAILTLSNETDTDRLGRVLASLLRVGSVVGLNGELGAGKTRLVRAVALACGVEPEQIGSPTFTLVREYVARTAPRVPAELRLPPLLFHLDAYRLADEDDYLNLGPEEFIESGAMLIEWAERVDEVLPTDRLTLSLAATGETSRSVALSAGGPDSRRLRDAILAAFDPASLPAAGRDED